GGGTGATGGCAATGGAGACCAGCTGGCCGGCGACGTTGTACGTGCGGTCATGCCGGTTGCCGACCGCATCGAGCAGCGACAGCGGATTGTCCAGCGCATCGTAGGCATGAGTGCTGGTATAGGCGTTTGTTTCCAGCAGGGCCGCCCAGGCTGCATCGTCGGCCCCCTGCCAGTCGGTTCCCTGGCTGCGGTCCTTGACCAGCTGGCGGGTCTCGCCAAGCGGTTTGCCGCCGGGCGTGTAGCCGGAAATGCTTCGCCGGCCGGCCGTGTCGTAATGGCGGACGCAACGGCCGAGCAGGTTGCCGGCCCGGGCGGCCGTCTGGTCGGACTCCCCCTCGCCATAGCACCAGCGTTCCCGTACCCGTTCGGTCCCGGTGGCGTCGTTCTGGTAGGCGGCAGTCGGTCGGCCCAGCGTGTCGTAGTCGAAGCGGCTCTGCCTGGTGGCGTCGTCGTCGAGAAACTGCAGGAACGGATTGCCTGCGACATCCCATACCAGGGTGCGCTTGCCGGCGTCGACACTGTCGCTGCGCAGGCAGCGGCCGGTCAGGTCGTTCAACTGGCTGACGTTTGGCTGGACGGTGCTGTCCTGCTGCTGCAGGTCGAACAGGCGCGGATCGATGCTGGAGACCAGAAAACCGTTTATCGAATAAGTGTTGCGGGTGATCCGGATCTCCAGCGGATCGTCGGGCAGTATCCGGTTGGACTGAACCTGTCGTGCCACGTTGCCGCAGACGTCGAAGACGGTGATGTCCGGGGTATTGGCGCACACCCGGCCGATTTCGTCGTAGCTGTCTATCATTGCTGCACCTCATTATGCAGGTGCCGCCCGGCGGGCCGGGCGGCGGGGCCGGGTCAGTGACGGGTGGCCCGGGACGCGGTTTTTGTCGCCTTGCCGCTGGCGGCCGGTGCCGTCTGCGCGGCAATGACCGCCTTGGCGAAGGCCGGGCCGCCGTCCCTGGCGGTGTATCGCAACTGGACAATGATGTCGGTCAGCGAGCCGAGGAGGGACGCCTGATCGGTGCCGCTGGCGTGCGGGAAAGTCAGCCGCCAGCCCGAGACGGCGCCGGTACCCTCGAATGGCAGGTAGCGCTGGTCGTACATGTCGAGCACGAACTGGCCGGCATCGTTGAGTCCGGTGGACAGCACGATCTGCTGGCTTGGCCGCAGATTGGTGATGACATTGGCCGGGGATGCGCCGCTGCCGTCCGGATCCAGCAGGTAGTTGACGCCTGCGATATCCGCCGTCAGCAGTACCGAACTGCTGGACTGTGCCAGCGTGGCACGCACATCCTGGTAGGGCCCGACCGTGGCCGGCAGGGTCAGGCTGACCGATTTCAGCTGGCGCAGATAATGGCCCGGGTAGTCGCTGTCCAGCAGCGCTTCATTGATGGAGAAATCGATATAGCTGGTGTCCGTGCCGTCGGTGGGCGTGACGATGCTGCCTTTCCAGTCACTGCCGAGCAGTGTGCTCAGCGCTACCGTCTTGACGATCTCCAGCCTGCGCTCGTTGCGCTGCAGATAGGCGTTTTCCATCTGTTGCAGGTTGAACGTCAGCGTGTCGCCGGCAGTCAGGCCCTTGTGGCTGTCATCCCAGGCATTGGGGTTGACGAAGGTGGTCTTGTAATCCCCCATTTCGTACTGCCAGCTCGCCTGGGTGCCGAGGCACAGTGCCTGGACTGCCTGGTAGGCGCTGCTGTACAGCGCGGACATCTGGCCGACCAGCCATTGGTACAGGGAGCCGCTGCTGTCCCGGGTCTGCAGGAAATTTTTCATGTCCAGAATCTGCTGCTGCTGGGCATTGGCCTGATCCAGTGAAGTCTGGGCCGCGGTGACCAGAACATTCTGCACGGTGACCTGGAGGTGGAGCGTATCGATCTCGTCTTGTGCCTGATCGGCCTGGAATTGCCACTCCTTGTTGCGACGATCGTAGGCTTCCGACTCGGCGATGATCGCGGCAGAGCCGTTGAGACTGATGGCCAGGGTCTGGAGAATGGTTCCGGTGGCCAGCAGGGGCGCCTGCTTCATGGCGCCCCCCCAGGCGGTGCCCCTGATATTGGGCATCATTGCCAGGGCGGCACCGGCGGCAAGGAACGGAATGGAGGACGTCCCCAGTATCAGCCCGGTACCCTGCAGCCCCATCGCGGCCGTTTCCTGGGTGGAGTTGCCGTTGCTGGCCAACTGCTGGAAGTGCGTCTGGCGGTCGGTTGCGCTGCTCAGGTTGGCATTCAGCACATCCAGGGTGTCGTTGGCCGCCTGCAGCGACAGCTGCTGCAGGCTGACGGTAAAGGCAGACAGGGCCAGCAGTTGTTCCTGCTGCATTTCTTCCTGGCTGGCACGGTCCTTCCGTTCCTGATACGACAGCAGCAGATCGCCGAAGCGGTTCAGCGTGGCGACGGCGCGGTAGGCGCTGGGCAGCAGTGCCTGGAAGCGATAGGCCGGAATGGTTGGCGCTGCCGCGTAGCCGAGCACCTGCAGCGGCGTGGCGCCGGCGCCACGCGCGGCCATCAGCCGGGCCGGGTCGGCCGGTGTCGCGTACAGTGGCACCGACATCGGCTGCCCGGTCAGGCTCAGGTTGTGGCGCAGGTTGTACAGGCGGCTGTCCAGCGTCGACCAGTAACCGAGCAACTGCGAGTTCAGCGGCGGCCGCGAGGGCAGGTCCAGCGCGCCCAGCAGCGGGTGGGGGGCCGGTGTGGCCTGCGGCACCGGCGTCGGCCCGGCCTGAGTGCGCTCGAAGTCCCGCAGCGCCGGATTGCCTGCGGAGACGGCGCTGCCCAGCGTGACCGGCGCCCAGTCGTTCTCCAGTTCCCCGCCCGGGAATGGCCCCAGCAGATCGAGCGCCTGGCGGTAGATCAGCTTGGCCATGCTCAGGCTGTCCGGGGTCTGCGTGCGGTAGAACGCATCCCCGGCCGCAATCAGGTTGCGGACATACAACTGGAACAGCGTCTTCTGGTAGTGGACCGGATTCGAGTAGGCGATGGCATCCGGATCGGTCGGACCCGCTGCCTCATAGGATGCATTGCCGGCCTCGACCAGCGGGCGCGAGTTCCAGTAGGGCGGCGGCGAGCTGCCGTCGGAACGTCGCGCCGACGGGTCGAACAGATAATGTATCCACAGCGCCGCTTTTGCATACTGCTGTTCCTGGTTCAGCCGGTAGGCAACCAGGTGCGGGGCATGAAAGAACAGTTCCCAGAAATACAGGCCGTTCGCGCCGTTGAAATCGATGGGGGCCGGTGCATCCGTGCTGAGCAGCGGCGGTTCGGTCAGGTTCTGCGTGTCCCAGCTCAGCACACTGGCAACCGAGGCGCTGGCGCGGGCAATCAGGTCCTTGCCGATCTGGGTGTTCAGGCGGATGCGCAGCGTATTGACGCCGGTGTCGTCGCTGCCGGTGAAATCCAGATACTGGGCATTGTTGCCGGCATTCGTTTTCAGTATCGGAATGTTGCTGGTATCGGGATAACTCTCGGCCGTGGTGATCTTGAAATTGACGGCGGCGTCGTCTGCCATCTCCTCGCTGGAGGTGCTGGCGGTATACGACAGCTGAACCGTGGTGGTGGCGCCGGCACTGTAGGCGACGGTGCAGCTGCCCTGGCCGGTACTGGCGCTGCCGCTGTCATTCAGCGCAACGCTTGCACTGCAGATGGTCACCGAGCCGTCCGCGCTGGTCAGTTGCAGCGTGCCCTTGCCGGTGGCCGCGCTGGTGTAGCTGTCCGTGCCTTCGAGGACGTAAGTGATCTGCGAGCCATCGGCACTCAGTGTGCTGCTGATGATGTTCAGCGCCATGTCTGCCTGATGCGTCGACGAACCGCTTGCCCCTGTTGCTGTGGTGGTGGTGGCGGTTTGTTTACTGAATGTGCTCTGCAGCGTGCTGTCCGAACTGTACAGCGTCATGTGCAGGTACTGGCCGAAGCTGTCGTAGTCGCTGCTCGGCACGGCCGGTTCGCCGAGTGGCGTGAACAGCAGGTCGCAGGGCGCATTCAGATAGGTGACCTTGCTGGCGTCAGCCGTCT
This portion of the Microvirgula aerodenitrificans DSM 15089 genome encodes:
- a CDS encoding Tc toxin subunit A-related protein gives rise to the protein MRNLHAQLDESLRDAYVSYYLGQLVPNTPALSAVKTEADLYEYLLIDPRVATDVTTSRVAQAIASVQQYINAVMLNMEPGRASLPADDVADWAQSGSQYSIWAGDQELQDYPENYIDPTLRERKTGLFGLLENQLAAHALNDTSIQQSFLAYLTGFETISNLKVLNGYAESPDSGNAVYYLTGQSNIVPNQFYWRSLDMSARDSSGALNPTAWTEWNAIELAQSADIEIIRPFVFGGRLHLVWLQRGELPQTGPETDTTEYSEYKLCCAYRGFDGNWSVPHTLRSWSSPDGTTDASAYDYELIAVIDQRPDKYKAGTTPDYTYYNDEDIIYISLVATQTADASKVTYLNAPCDLLFTPLGEPAVPSSDYDSFGQYLHMTLYSSDSTLQSTFSKQTATTTTATGASGSSTHQADMALNIISSTLSADGSQITYVLEGTDSYTSAATGKGTLQLTSADGSVTICSASVALNDSGSASTGQGSCTVAYSAGATTTVQLSYTASTSSEEMADDAAVNFKITTAESYPDTSNIPILKTNAGNNAQYLDFTGSDDTGVNTLRIRLNTQIGKDLIARASASVASVLSWDTQNLTEPPLLSTDAPAPIDFNGANGLYFWELFFHAPHLVAYRLNQEQQYAKAALWIHYLFDPSARRSDGSSPPPYWNSRPLVEAGNASYEAAGPTDPDAIAYSNPVHYQKTLFQLYVRNLIAAGDAFYRTQTPDSLSMAKLIYRQALDLLGPFPGGELENDWAPVTLGSAVSAGNPALRDFERTQAGPTPVPQATPAPHPLLGALDLPSRPPLNSQLLGYWSTLDSRLYNLRHNLSLTGQPMSVPLYATPADPARLMAARGAGATPLQVLGYAAAPTIPAYRFQALLPSAYRAVATLNRFGDLLLSYQERKDRASQEEMQQEQLLALSAFTVSLQQLSLQAANDTLDVLNANLSSATDRQTHFQQLASNGNSTQETAAMGLQGTGLILGTSSIPFLAAGAALAMMPNIRGTAWGGAMKQAPLLATGTILQTLAISLNGSAAIIAESEAYDRRNKEWQFQADQAQDEIDTLHLQVTVQNVLVTAAQTSLDQANAQQQQILDMKNFLQTRDSSGSLYQWLVGQMSALYSSAYQAVQALCLGTQASWQYEMGDYKTTFVNPNAWDDSHKGLTAGDTLTFNLQQMENAYLQRNERRLEIVKTVALSTLLGSDWKGSIVTPTDGTDTSYIDFSINEALLDSDYPGHYLRQLKSVSLTLPATVGPYQDVRATLAQSSSSVLLTADIAGVNYLLDPDGSGASPANVITNLRPSQQIVLSTGLNDAGQFVLDMYDQRYLPFEGTGAVSGWRLTFPHASGTDQASLLGSLTDIIVQLRYTARDGGPAFAKAVIAAQTAPAASGKATKTASRATRH